The sequence TCGCCCGGCCCGAGGTGGAGGAAGGCACCCCGGCGGCCGGGGCCGGCCCCTGGCGGGACCGCGGCTACCTGCGGTTCGTCCTGCTCGACATCCCGATGCATCTGGACGACTCGATCCTCGGCATCGGCGTGCCGCTGTGGCTGGTCGGCCACACCGCGGCCCCGCACGCCCTGATCCCGGCCTTCCTGGTCATCAACACCGTGCTCGTCGTCGTCCTGCAGCTCCGGGTGTCGGCACGGGTGGACGGCCCTCGTCAGGCGGCGGGCGCCGTCGCCCTGTACGGCCTGACGACGCTCGCCTGCTGCGTCTTCCTGGCCGCCGCCCCCGCCGGCGGGGCCTGGGCCGCCTCGCTGATCCTGCTCGCCGCGGCCGTGCTGGCCACCGCGGCGGAGCTGATGCGCTCGGTGAGCTCCTGGGAGCTCGCGGTCTCCCTCGCGCCGCAGCGGGCGCGCGCCTCCTACCTCGGGGTGGCCGGCATGGCCCAGTCCGTCCAGAAGTCCGCCGGCCCGCTGCTGCTCACCGGCGCGGTGATGGCGGCCGGCCCGGTCGGCTGGCTGGCCCTCGGGGCCGGTGTGGCGGGCCTGTCCCTCGTCCAACGCCGCTGCGCCCTGAGCCGGTTGGACCGACTGGCCGCCGCCCCCGCACCGACACCCGGACCCGCCCCCGCCGAGCCGACCGCCCCCGCCGCCTCCTAGGTCCCGGGCTTGCGTCCGTACACGTAGACGTCCTCGCCCTGCCCCAGCAGGTTCCAGTACGCCTTGGCGTCGGCCGAGCGCATGTTCACGCAGCCGCCCGAACCGGGCGGGTTCCACATGCTCTTGGTGGTCGAGTGGAAGGCGATGCCGCCGTCGAAGAACTGCGCGTACGGCATCGAGACGTTGTACAGCGTCGACCAGTGGTCGATGTTGCGGTAGTAGATCTTCTTCAGGCCGGTCCGGGTCTCCGTGCCGTCCTTGCCGGTGCGGACCGGGACGGGCCCGTACGTCAGGCCGGCGCCGTCCTGGATCCAGCTGAGCTGCCGCGTCAGGTCGACGCAGGCGATCCGTCCCCGGTCCACCGGGCAGGCGCCCGCCTTGTTCGGGGTGGTCCCGGCTGCCCGCTGGGCCAGCATCGTGCTCATCGTCTGCCAGGTCAGCGGCCCGGCGTAGCCCTGTGTCGGGGTGATCCCGTGGCTCGCCTGGAAGGAGCGGATCGCCGTGCAGTCGGCCGCCGACTGCTTCCCGTCCACCGGCCGCCCGAGGAACTGCTCGACCTGCCGCTGGTACGGCCCGGTGGTGAGGTTGCAGGAGGCGGCGGCCTGCGCCGCCCCGCCTCCCGTGACCACCACCGGCAGCGCCAGCGCGACCGCCCCGACCAGCACCGCCGCCCGTCGCCCCACACGCCCGCGTGACGCTCGTGCCCCCGTGCCCGTCCCCGACCCCATCCGGTCCTCCCCTGCTCGTACCGCATCGTCCTCCGTGTTGAATGCCCGGAAAACAAGCAGGGGTTGCCGCGTCGGGTGTGGAGATTTCGTCAGCGCGCGCCCACGGCCGACGCCGGCATCCGCCGCTCGGCGCGCGCCGCGTGCGACCCGTACAGGGTGATCGACACGACGCCGAGCACCGCCAGCAGCGCGATGCCGACCGTGGCCGCCCAACCGGCCCCGTGGTAGGCGAGGGCGCCCAGGGTGCCGCCCGCGCTGGAGCCGAGGTAGTACGCCGACTGGTAGAGCGCGGAGGCCTGTGCCCGGCCCGTCTTCGCCGTCCGGCTCACCGCGGCCGAGGCCACCGCGTGCCCCGCGAAGAAGCCCGCCGTGATCAGCACCAGCCCGAGCACGATCGCCGCCAGCGAGTCGGACAGCGACAGCAGCAGCCCGAGCGCCGTGGTCGTCACGGCCAGGTACAGCGCGCCGCGCCGCCCGGTACGGGCCACCAGCTTGCCCGCGGCGGCCGAGGAGACCGTACCGACCAGGTAGATCAGGAAGATCGACCCGACCACGCCCTGCCCGAGCGAGAACGGCTCGTCCACCAGGCGGTAGCCGATCACGGTGTAGACCGCGCCGAAGACCGTCATGAACAGGGCGCCGATCCCGTACAGGCGCAGCAGCAGCGGATCACGCAGGTGACCGGCGACGGTACGGCCCACCGCGCGCGGGTTCAGCGACGCCGGGCGGAAGAACCGCGCCCGGGGCAACAGCACCAGGAAGGCCACGGCGCACGCCAGCGCCATCAGGGCCACGGCCAGCAGGCCCGCCCGCCAGCCCCACAGCTGAGCGGCCCAGCCGGTGACGAGCCGGCCGCTCATCCCGCCGATGGAGTTCCCCGCCACGAACAGGCCGATCGCGGCCACCAGCGCCTTCGGTTCGACCTCCTCCGCCAGGTACGCCATCGCGGAGGCCGGGATCCCGGCGATCGCCGCGCCCTGGACGGCGCGCAGCACCACCAGCCACTCCACACTCGGCGCGAACGGCACCAGCAGGGCGACGACGACGGCGATCACCATCGCGTACGTCATCATCCGGGTGCGACCGAAGCGTTCGGACAGCGCGCTCAGCGGGAGGACGAACAGCGCGAGCGCGCCGGTGGCCGCGGACACCGTCCAGCTGGCCTGGCCCGCCGTCACCCCGAAGCCGGCGGAGATCGCGGGCAACAGCGCCTGGGTGGAGTAGAGGAGGGCGAACGTCGCGAGTCCGGCGGCGAAGAGCGCGAGGCTCATCCGGCGGTAACCGGGGCGGCCGGGGGAGAGGGGCTGCGGTGCGGGGGACGACGAGGTGGAGGCACCCGGGATGACGGGTGCCCCGGTATGAACGGGAGGCATGCTTCGACGGTAGGCCTGTCCATTTCATGCGTCCAATGCACAGAATCGCGATAATCGATCCACTGATGCATCAACCCAGCTCAGAAGCGTGGATGTCGATGAACCGTTACGTAGAAGACATGGCAGTGACAACTCTGCTGGCGCCGCGGCTGGCGTACTTCGTCGCCGTGGCCCGCCACGAGCACGTCACCCGCGCCGCCCACGAGCTGGGCGTCCCGCAGTCCACCCTGTCCCGCGCCATGGTCCGGCTCGAACAGGACCTCGGGGTCACGCTGTTCGCCCGCAAGGGCCGTACGGTCGCCCTCACCACGGCCGGCCGCACCTTCCTGGCCTCGGCCGAGCAGGCCCTCACGGAGATCGACCGCGCCGCCGAATCGGTGCAGCAGGACGCCGATCCGGCGGCCGGCAAGGTGGCCTTCGGCTTCCTGCACACCCTGGGGTCCGAGACCGTACCCGGCCTGATCCGCGCCTTCCGCGCCGACCACCCGCGCATCCGCTTCTCCCTCGTCCAGAACTACGGCGAGGCCATGCTGGAGAAGCTCCGGGCCGGCGAACTCGACCTGTGCCTGACCTCGCCCGTGCCGGACGCCCCCGACCTGGTCGCGCGCCGCCTCGACGAACAGCGGCTCCGCCTGGTGGTCCCGGACGACCACCGGCTCGCGACGCGCAAGCGCATCCGGCTCGCCGAGGCCGCCGAGGAAACCTTCGTCACCCTGGAGCCCGGCTACGGCATGCGCCGCATCACCGACGACCTGTGCGCGGAGGCCGGGTTCACCCCGAAGGTCGCCTTCGAGGGCGAGGAGGCCGAGACCCTGCGCGGCCTGGTCGCCGCAGGCCTGGGCGTGGCCCTCCTGCCGCCCCCGGCCGTGCCCCGCCCCGGCGTGGTCGAGCTGACGGTCACCGCCCCGCGCGCCGTCCGCGAGATCGGCCTGGCCTGGCTCGACGGCCACCCCGACACCCCACCGGTGGCGGAGTTCAAGCGCTTCCTCCTCTCCCGCCGCGGCCGCTTGATCCCCGAACTGGAACCCTTGCCCTAGCCGGGCCACCACCGACCGGGACCGATCCCGCCCGCCCCGGCCAACTCCGCCTGGGCCACCCCCAGCCTCGCCGGCGTTTGAGCAGGGGGCACCTCCCAGCGGTAGCTGGGGGAGGGTCCGGGCGGAGCCCGGTGCCCGGCGGAGGCGGGTTTCCTGGGGCTCCTCCCCAGACCCTGCGCCTCAAACGCCGGCGAGGCTGGAAGTGGCCCAGGCAGGGCTGGAAGTGGCCCAGGCAGGGCTGGAATTGCCCGGGCCGGAGTGCTCAGGTAGGGGGAGTCGGTGTGGGCGTTACGGGGCCGGCGGCCGGGGCCGGGGAGAGCAAGTAGCCCGCCTGGAAGCGGGACTTGGCGCCCACCGCGCGCATGATCTCGGCGATGTGGCGCTGGCAGGTCCGCTCCGACATGCCCAGGCGGCGGGCGATCACCTTGTCCTCCAGTCCCTCCGACAGCAGCCGGACGATCGTCTGCCGCAGCTCGTCCGAGATCGACCGGGCCGCCTCCGGGCTCACCGAGGTCGGGAACGGCTCCGCGCCCACCCAGGAGCGTTCGAAGGTCGTGGTCATGAAGTGCACGACGCTCGGCTCCCGCACCACCAGCGCCGCCCCGCTGCGGTCCGGCACCGCCATCAGGCCCGTGTGCTCGTCGAAGATCAGCATCCGCATCAGCCCGTCGCCCAGGGTCCGTACCTGGGCGCCCAGGGCCGTCACCCGCTCGACGTACGCCGCCGTGGGGCGTGAGTAGCGTGCCGTGTGCTGGTAGATCGTGCGCATCCGGACCCCGCGCGTCAGCAGGGACTCGTCCCGCCCGATCGACTCCTCCAACGTCTCCAGCGGGCGACCCCCGCCCGGCTGCGAGGTCAGCAGCTCCCGTTCGCACGTCGCGACCAGTTCCGCGATCAGCCCCCGAACCGCCCCGAGGTCGGTGACCAGCTCCAGCCGGCCGGACCCGCTGAGGTCCCGGTGCGCCGTCCCCGCCTCGTACGCGGGCACCAGCGCCTCCAGCCGCCCGCGCAGCCGGTCCATCTCGTCGTGGGTCTCCCGTACGAGCAGCGCCAGCGGGGCGAGGGCCCGGGCCGCCGCGGCCCGGGGGGCCACCGCGCTCCAGCGGTCCGGGTCGTCGCCCGGGGCCCGCTGGAGCAGGTGTACGGAGGCCAGCTCGGTGATCGCGGCGGCCGCGCGGACCCCCAGCGCCGCGGTGGCCTCGCACAGGTCGAAGACGTGCCGCTCCACGGCGTACGCGTACAGGCGCCGGGCCGCGGGGCTCAGCTCCCCGTCGGCTCCGGCCGCCCCGGATTCCTCGGGAGGCATGTGCGTATGCGTCCCGAGTTATGACTGTTTGTAAACCCCTCGTATTTCCGCAAGGCGGCAAAACGACGCCTGGCCGGCCGCCCTCGGCATCCGCCGAGGCGGCACAGTGGCAGCACGGCACGAGGGGGAAGCGCGGTGTGCTGAGGCGGACGCCCAGGCGAGAACGGGGGCCAGCGTCCGGCCCGACCCGCGGCCGGCCGTGGTGGTCGCGCCAGGGCCGTTCGATGCCATCCGACCGTGAGGGGGCGGAGCGGCGGGTACGGACGGACCGGCGCGACCCCGAAGAGCACGCACGGGCCTTTCGGCCGCCGGACCGCCGGCCGCCGTCCGCCCGCCGCTCAGCCGTCGGCCGGCTTCGCGTAGTCGCTGTAGCCGGTCCAGTCCAGCGCGACGCACGGCTCGTCCCCCAGGACCCAGGCGTCGTGCCCGGGGGCGATCTGGATGAAGTCGCCCGGACCGAGGTCGCCGCTCTCCCCGTCGTCCATGACGATCTTCATCCGGCCGCTCACGATGTACCCGGTGTGGGCCGAGCGGCAGCTGTCCGTGCCGGCCAGCGGCTTGATGTGCAGCGACCAGCGCCAACCCGGCTCGAAGACCGCCCGCCCCACCGCCCCGCCCTCGGTGTTGAACAGGTCCAGCCTGCCCGTGCCGGCCTCGAAGGGTCGCGTCTCGTCGGGCTTGTCGAAGTTCCTGTGGATCAATCCGCCCATGGCCGGTCGCCTCCGGGAGTCCGGCAACACACCCCGAGTCCGCTTCTCACGGTACGCGCGCCGCTCCGGACATGTGGATCACCTCCGCAGCGACTTGCCGAAGCCCGAGGCCAGCGGCATCCGCAGGCCCAGGGGCGGCGGCGCGGCCAGGGCGTCCGTCACCGGCCGCGAGTACCGCCCCGTGAAGACCGCGCCCAGGACGAAGTCCACGGCCAGCGCCACCACTTCCTGCTGGTGCTCGCGCAGTCCGTGCCCGTCCGAATGGACCTCGAAGCGGCAGGTCGAACGATTCGCCTTCTTCGCGCGCGCCGCCAGCCGGAAGGAGGCCTCCGGGTCGCTGCGCGCGTCGTCGGTGCCGTGGACGATCAACACCTGCCGTCCCGACAGTTGTTTCACCGGTTCAGGGGAGTCGGCGCGGCCCGCCTCCGTTAAACAAGGGGCGATCACCACGACCGAGTTGACGGCCCCGTGGCCCGCCGCCCGCAGCGCGGCCAGTCCTCCCGCGTCGTAGCCGACCAGGCACACCGGCACGTCCCCGTACCGCCGTACCGCCTCGTCGGCGGCCCACCCCGCCTGCTCCTCCCGGGCGGAGTCCCCGCCGTGGACGACCATGTGCGTGACGAGCCCCTCCGCCCCGCCCGCGCGGGCCAACGCCCGCGCGAGCGGACGCATGGGACCCGGGGAGAACCGGGAGGCCCCGGGGAGCAGGAGCACCACCCCGTTGACCGTGCTTTCCGTCGAACCCGAGCCGGTTCTCGCGCCGGCCGCCCGCCCCAGACGGACCCCGCGCGCCGGCGGCGCATGCTGTGCCATGGCGGAACAGTCTCAGACCTTGAGGTGTACGCCATCCGTCCGCACGGTCTCTGTTACATATCGACGCCCGCCGGGGCCATTCCGCTCTACGCGCGTAGGAGTAGAGTGCGCAGATGACGAGCGAGACCCCCAACCTGCCGACCCCGGATCAGATCCGTCGTTCCCCGAAGGTGCTGCTGCACGATCACCTCGACGGTGGACTGCGTCCCGGGACCATCATCGAGCTGGCCCGCGAGGTCGGTTACGAGAACCTCCCCGAGACCGACGCCGACAAGCTCGGCATCTGGTTCCGTGAGGCCGCCGACTCCGGTTCCCTGCCGCGCTACCTGGAGACCTTCGCGCACACCTGCGCGGTCATGCAGACGAAGACCGCCCTCTTCCGGGTCGCCGCCGAGTGCGCCGAGGACCTGGCCGAGGACGGCGTCGTGTACGCCGAGATCCGCTACGCGCCCGAGCAGCACCTGGAAGCCGGCCTCTCCCTCGAAGAGGTCGTCGAAGCCGTGAACGACGGCTTCCGCGAGGGCGAGCGTCGCGCGAAGGCCAACGGCCACCGCATCCGCGTCGGCGCCCTGCTGACCGCGATGCGCCACGCCGCCCGCGCGCTGGAGATCGCCGAGCTGGCGAACCGCTACCGCGACAACGGCGTGGTCGGCTTCGACATCGCCGGCGCCGAGGCCGGGTTCCCTCCCACCCGCCACCTCGACGCCTTCGAGTACCTCAAGCGCGAGAACAACCACTTCACCATCCACGCGGGTGAGGCCTTCGGCCTGCCGTCGATCTGGCAGGCCCTGCAGTGGTGCGGCGCCGACCGCCTCGGTCACGGCGTGAAGATCATCGACGACATCGAGGTCGCCGAGGACGGTTCTGTGACCCTGGGCCGCCTGGCCTCGTACGTCCGGGACAAGCGCATCCCCCTGGAGATGTGCCCGACCTCGAACCTGCAGACCGCCGCGGCCGCCTCGTACGCCGAGCACCCGATCGGTCTGCTGCGCAAGCTGCACTTCAGGCTCACGGTCAACACGGACAACCGCCTGATGAGCGGCACCAGCATGAGCCGCGAGTTCGAGCACCTGGTCGACACCTTCGGCTACACCCTCGACGACATGCAGTGGTTCACCGTCAATGCGATGAAGTCCGCGTTCATTCCTTTCGATGAACGACTGGCCATGATCAATGAAGTGATCAAGCCCGGTTACGCGGAGCTGAAGTCGGAGTGGCTGTTCCAGCAGACCGCCTCCACCAGCGGTTCTGTCTCGGCCTAGGCCACGACATGACAAAACGGAAGCGCCCGGGAGGGATAATTCCCGGGCGCTTTCTCGTATTTAAGGATGTTTGCGGGCGAGGGTTTGAAGTGACTAGTTTGCGGAGCCGCTCAATTCCTCGTCGCAAGGACAACTTTTCATGAAGAAGTCAGCTGCCAAGACCCTCGGTACCGTCGTTCTCGGTGCCGCCTTCGCCGCCGTCGCCGCCGGTACCGCCTCCGCCGCCGTCCCGGCGGTCGGCCTCACCGACGCGCTGGGCTCCGCCACCGGCATGCTCCAGGGTGCGACCAGCCAGCAGCAGGTGGGCGGCGGGGCTCAGCAGTCGAGCGACCCCACCTCTCAGATCACCGGAGTGCTGAACCCGCTCACCAACAGCCTGAACGGCCTCGGCAGCTGAGCCTGCCGCCACTGTGATGCGTACACGTGTGCGGCGGGCGCATGCCCTTTCGACCAGGTATGTATCCCGCCGCGCCGTGTGCCACGATCGCCACCAACTGCCCGCCGACGTCTTGGGTACGAGGTTCTCGGTCATGCGCATGAAGGCACGAGCGACGATGGTCGCGCTGGTCCCCGCCCTGCTGTTCGCCGCTGTGGGGTGCAGCAGTACGAACACCCCCGCGACGGGCAAGAGCCCCGATCCCAAGGGCTCCGCCGGCAGCGCCTCGGCCGCGCCCGGCGTCCCGGCGCCGTCCGCCGCGGCAGCCAGCTCGGCCGCGCCGAAGTCCGGTGGCAGCAGGCTTGAGCGGTCCGCGCTGGCACAGGGCGACCTGCCCGGCTACCAGGTCTCCGCCCAGGGCAAGAACCCCAATGCCCCGGACGGCCAGCCGCAGGCCGACAAGAAGGCCTGCCAGCCGCTGGCCGACGTCATGGGCGACAAGCCGGACCCCTCCGCCCGCGAGACCGTCAGCCGCGGCATCGGATCCCAGAGGCAGCTTGGGCTGGCCGTCTCGGCCACCGTCAGCTCCTACTCCGAGAGCGACGCGAAGGCGCTGATCTCCCGGCTCAAGGCCGCCGTCGCCGCCTGCGGTTCGGGCTTCTCCGCCAAGGTCGAGAAGCAGGCCGGCGCCTATCGCGAGATCCGCCCCGCCGACTACCGCACCGGCGGCGACGAGAGCGTCAGCTGGACCATGACCGCAGCCGCCGAGGGGGTCTCGGCGCAGGTCCACCTGGTCGTCGTACGCGAGGGCGACACCGTCGTGCGACTGACGGCCCTCAACGTGGCGGGTGCGGCCCAGCAGAAGGCCCAGGTGCCGCAGGAAGTGGCCGACAAGCAACTGGAGAAGATCCAGAAGACCCGGTAGGCCGGCCCGAGGACGCGCCGGCCGTCGGACTACCAGGCGGCCGAAGCGGGCTTCTCGTTCGGCAGCAGCACCCACAGCGCTATGTAGATCAGGAACTGCGGGCCCGGCAGCAGGCACGAGACGACGAAAATGGCGCGCATCGCGTTCGTCGAAATTCCGAAACGCCGCGCCAGTCCGGCGCAGACTCCGCCGATCCAGCGGCCGTCACGGGGGCGGACCAGGGCGCTCATGAGATTCTCCTTCGTCGGTATCGCTTTCTGCGATGGCTCAATACTCCCGCTGGACCGCCGACAGAACGTCGGTCCAGGGGCCGAGCCCGACCCTGGAAATCTTCGGGGTGTCCCCCTGATAAACGGTGTGTGAGCGCCTGAGCCGGGCCCGCAGCGCCGGTACGACGGCCACGTGCGCGAGCACCACACCGACGGTGTTCAGCAGCACCGAGTCCACGTCCACGACCTGCCCCGGGACCGCGGTCTGCAGCATCTCGATGCACACCGAGACCAGCGCGCCCGCGGCCGCGGTCCGCACCAGCGAGGACCAGGCCGAGAGGGCCGACGGCGCGAGACGTCCGCTGATCAACGGCACCAGCACACCGAGCGGGGCCAGCAGGGCGAGCCCCTCACCGATCTGCCGGGCGGCCTCCAGGGGACCGAGGGCCAGGTCCGCCGCGATCCCCTCCAGCGGGCTCAGATTGGCCGCCGCGGTCCAGGGCACGTCCAGCGGCCGCAGAGTCAGCCAGCCGACGACCACGAAATGGGCGGCGAGCAGGACCCCGGCCAGGAGTCGCAGACGGAGGTGGATCGCGGTGGCGGCGTTTTCGCCGGCCTCATGACGCTGCACACCGGGGAGGACGCGTCCCCCGGTAGCCCTGGTTCCGGCCATGAGGGGGGTGTGGCGGGGAGCACCCGAGAAGGGGTGGATCCGGTGTCCTGGCCGGTCAGCGCGTGGCGATGAGGACGATCAGCAGCAGCGCGCCGATCAGGGCGGGCGCGATGATCTCGTACGACCAGCGCACGCGCACGCTGCCCTGCGCGCCCGGCCGCGCGGCGTTCAGTTCGGCCAGTCCCTGCAGCTCGTCGACGATCCGGTCGGCGTTGGCCCGCATCGGTTCGGTGGCGGCGGCCGAGGCGGAGGCACGGCCCCGCGCGGTGGGGTCGCCCGAGCTGCCCGGGTCACGACGGTCGATGGCATTGCGGCGCATCTGCTGCCGGTTGGCCTTCTTGCGTTCCCGCAGCGAGACGGGCACGGACCAGAGCTGGTACTTCGAACCCTCGGCCAGCACCTCGGCCGAGTAGCCGGCGCGGACCGCGTCCACGGCCGCCCAGGGCAGCTCGATGATCCGGAACGGGTTCCGCACGCGCATCCGGTCCTCATTGGCGAAGACGGCCGGGCGGAGGGTGAACGCGACGATCAGCGGTACGACGCACAGCGCCACCGCCAGGCCGATCCACGGGGTGTTGCCGGAGCCGCGGAGCACGGCGTCGCCGCAGAGCCAGACGGTCAGCGCGAGCAGCAGTACCCCCGAGACGAAGCCCATGGAGGATCGGTAGACCCGGTCTGCGTACACCGGCTCGTCGGTCGGCTGCTGGCTGCTCATGGGGTCGATTCTGCCCCACGTCATCTCAGCCCACGAGATCGGCGTACAGGATGATGTTGTCGGGGCGGTGCCCGTTCGTGATCTCGCCGCCGCAGGTGATGACGCGCAGCTCGGGGCGGGCGGTGTCGCCGTACACCTTGGCGGTCGGGAAGTGCTTCTTGTCGACCTGCTCCAGCTCGCGGACGCGGAAGACGGCGGTGGTGCCGTCGGCCCGCGAGATCGTGATCTCCTCGCCGGTGCGGACGCGCGACACGTCCTTGAGCACGGCGGGGCCGCGGGCGGTGTCGAAGTGGCCGATCAGTACGGCGGGACCGGTCTGGCCCGGCGTCACGCCCTTGGTGTACCAGCCGATCCGGTCGGCGTCGGCCACCGAGGGCACCTCGACGGTGCCGTCGGCGGCGAGCCCCAGCCCCAGTACCGGGGAGGTGTCCACCCCGGCCGAGGGGATCCGGACGCGTACGGGCTCGGAGGCGGGCATCGCGGTCGCGGCCGGGACGGCCGCCGGAGCGGCGGAGGCCGGGGCGATGTGCGGGGTCGGGGCGGACGCCGGGCTACCGGCGGGGGCGCCGCCGCATCCGGTCAGGCCGGCGAGGGCGAGCGGGGCGAGCAGCGCGGTGGCGCGGAGGGCGGCTCGGGACATGCGGGGCTCCTGAACGGGGACCGGCGGGCCACCACGAGGGTGGCCCGCCATGAGGAGGACGGGTGACGAGGGGACGCGCGGGGCGGCCGCTCGTCAGCTGTGGCTGCGCCGACGGCGCAGGACGGTCGCACCGAGCGCGGCGAAGACCGCGAGGAGGCCGGCGCCGGCGGCGACGGTGATGCTGTTGTCGGTGTCCTCGGACGCGATCTCGGCGCCCGCGGCGACGGAGCCCTGGGGGACGACGGTGGTCTGGCCCGTGGTCTGGGTGGAGACGTTCGTGGCCGTCACCGGCTTGGCGGTGGAGGGCTCGGGCTTCGGGGCCGGGGTCTCCTCCGTGACCGGGTACTCGGGGGTGCAGCCCTTGGGGAGGGCGGGGAAGGTCGCGAAGCCGGAGGGGACGTTCTTGCCGCCCTGGGTCTTCCATTCGAAGACGGGCTTGGCGCCGCTGGGGTTGTTGATGCGGGAGAAGTAGCCCTCGGAGCCCTTGGGGTCGGTGCGGGTCAGGGTCCGGGTCCAGGTGTCGGCGGGGTCGGCGTCGTGCATGACGACCTTGGGGCCCTTGGGGGACATGGTCAGGTCGGCCTGCAGCCCGGCGCCGAGGCCGACCTGCTTGGTCTGGGAGACGCAGGACGTGGACTCGTCGTCGTGGACCGGGTACTCGGGGGTGCAGCCCTTGGGG comes from Streptomyces virginiae and encodes:
- a CDS encoding MFS transporter, whose translation is MAQLRRPPGGRDARIMLLTQALDRAGTGVWAASSVLYFTFVVGLDAGQLGLLLGAAGVAGIAGSPLAGHLADRFQVRTLLIGCHLIRLVALCVLLVVTDFGLLLLLFAVTHLGDRAAKTLEMLFATRVAGERRSTYQALSRSSANAGYALGAGLAAIGLAVGTHGAYQVLILANALSFLVAAALVWRTREPSGAGLVVARPEVEEGTPAAGAGPWRDRGYLRFVLLDIPMHLDDSILGIGVPLWLVGHTAAPHALIPAFLVINTVLVVVLQLRVSARVDGPRQAAGAVALYGLTTLACCVFLAAAPAGGAWAASLILLAAAVLATAAELMRSVSSWELAVSLAPQRARASYLGVAGMAQSVQKSAGPLLLTGAVMAAGPVGWLALGAGVAGLSLVQRRCALSRLDRLAAAPAPTPGPAPAEPTAPAAS
- a CDS encoding L,D-transpeptidase family protein, yielding MGSGTGTGARASRGRVGRRAAVLVGAVALALPVVVTGGGAAQAAASCNLTTGPYQRQVEQFLGRPVDGKQSAADCTAIRSFQASHGITPTQGYAGPLTWQTMSTMLAQRAAGTTPNKAGACPVDRGRIACVDLTRQLSWIQDGAGLTYGPVPVRTGKDGTETRTGLKKIYYRNIDHWSTLYNVSMPYAQFFDGGIAFHSTTKSMWNPPGSGGCVNMRSADAKAYWNLLGQGEDVYVYGRKPGT
- a CDS encoding MFS transporter gives rise to the protein MPPVHTGAPVIPGASTSSSPAPQPLSPGRPGYRRMSLALFAAGLATFALLYSTQALLPAISAGFGVTAGQASWTVSAATGALALFVLPLSALSERFGRTRMMTYAMVIAVVVALLVPFAPSVEWLVVLRAVQGAAIAGIPASAMAYLAEEVEPKALVAAIGLFVAGNSIGGMSGRLVTGWAAQLWGWRAGLLAVALMALACAVAFLVLLPRARFFRPASLNPRAVGRTVAGHLRDPLLLRLYGIGALFMTVFGAVYTVIGYRLVDEPFSLGQGVVGSIFLIYLVGTVSSAAAGKLVARTGRRGALYLAVTTTALGLLLSLSDSLAAIVLGLVLITAGFFAGHAVASAAVSRTAKTGRAQASALYQSAYYLGSSAGGTLGALAYHGAGWAATVGIALLAVLGVVSITLYGSHAARAERRMPASAVGAR
- a CDS encoding LysR family transcriptional regulator — its product is MMHQPSSEAWMSMNRYVEDMAVTTLLAPRLAYFVAVARHEHVTRAAHELGVPQSTLSRAMVRLEQDLGVTLFARKGRTVALTTAGRTFLASAEQALTEIDRAAESVQQDADPAAGKVAFGFLHTLGSETVPGLIRAFRADHPRIRFSLVQNYGEAMLEKLRAGELDLCLTSPVPDAPDLVARRLDEQRLRLVVPDDHRLATRKRIRLAEAAEETFVTLEPGYGMRRITDDLCAEAGFTPKVAFEGEEAETLRGLVAAGLGVALLPPPAVPRPGVVELTVTAPRAVREIGLAWLDGHPDTPPVAEFKRFLLSRRGRLIPELEPLP
- a CDS encoding helix-turn-helix transcriptional regulator; the protein is MPPEESGAAGADGELSPAARRLYAYAVERHVFDLCEATAALGVRAAAAITELASVHLLQRAPGDDPDRWSAVAPRAAAARALAPLALLVRETHDEMDRLRGRLEALVPAYEAGTAHRDLSGSGRLELVTDLGAVRGLIAELVATCERELLTSQPGGGRPLETLEESIGRDESLLTRGVRMRTIYQHTARYSRPTAAYVERVTALGAQVRTLGDGLMRMLIFDEHTGLMAVPDRSGAALVVREPSVVHFMTTTFERSWVGAEPFPTSVSPEAARSISDELRQTIVRLLSEGLEDKVIARRLGMSERTCQRHIAEIMRAVGAKSRFQAGYLLSPAPAAGPVTPTPTPPT
- a CDS encoding cupin domain-containing protein: MGGLIHRNFDKPDETRPFEAGTGRLDLFNTEGGAVGRAVFEPGWRWSLHIKPLAGTDSCRSAHTGYIVSGRMKIVMDDGESGDLGPGDFIQIAPGHDAWVLGDEPCVALDWTGYSDYAKPADG
- a CDS encoding alpha/beta hydrolase, whose amino-acid sequence is MAQHAPPARGVRLGRAAGARTGSGSTESTVNGVVLLLPGASRFSPGPMRPLARALARAGGAEGLVTHMVVHGGDSAREEQAGWAADEAVRRYGDVPVCLVGYDAGGLAALRAAGHGAVNSVVVIAPCLTEAGRADSPEPVKQLSGRQVLIVHGTDDARSDPEASFRLAARAKKANRSTCRFEVHSDGHGLREHQQEVVALAVDFVLGAVFTGRYSRPVTDALAAPPPLGLRMPLASGFGKSLRR
- a CDS encoding adenosine deaminase, with the translated sequence MTSETPNLPTPDQIRRSPKVLLHDHLDGGLRPGTIIELAREVGYENLPETDADKLGIWFREAADSGSLPRYLETFAHTCAVMQTKTALFRVAAECAEDLAEDGVVYAEIRYAPEQHLEAGLSLEEVVEAVNDGFREGERRAKANGHRIRVGALLTAMRHAARALEIAELANRYRDNGVVGFDIAGAEAGFPPTRHLDAFEYLKRENNHFTIHAGEAFGLPSIWQALQWCGADRLGHGVKIIDDIEVAEDGSVTLGRLASYVRDKRIPLEMCPTSNLQTAAAASYAEHPIGLLRKLHFRLTVNTDNRLMSGTSMSREFEHLVDTFGYTLDDMQWFTVNAMKSAFIPFDERLAMINEVIKPGYAELKSEWLFQQTASTSGSVSA
- a CDS encoding PspC domain-containing protein — its product is MSALVRPRDGRWIGGVCAGLARRFGISTNAMRAIFVVSCLLPGPQFLIYIALWVLLPNEKPASAAW
- a CDS encoding VanZ family protein; translated protein: MQRHEAGENAATAIHLRLRLLAGVLLAAHFVVVGWLTLRPLDVPWTAAANLSPLEGIAADLALGPLEAARQIGEGLALLAPLGVLVPLISGRLAPSALSAWSSLVRTAAAGALVSVCIEMLQTAVPGQVVDVDSVLLNTVGVVLAHVAVVPALRARLRRSHTVYQGDTPKISRVGLGPWTDVLSAVQREY
- a CDS encoding PH domain-containing protein, with the protein product MSSQQPTDEPVYADRVYRSSMGFVSGVLLLALTVWLCGDAVLRGSGNTPWIGLAVALCVVPLIVAFTLRPAVFANEDRMRVRNPFRIIELPWAAVDAVRAGYSAEVLAEGSKYQLWSVPVSLRERKKANRQQMRRNAIDRRDPGSSGDPTARGRASASAAATEPMRANADRIVDELQGLAELNAARPGAQGSVRVRWSYEIIAPALIGALLLIVLIATR
- a CDS encoding class F sortase; this encodes MSRAALRATALLAPLALAGLTGCGGAPAGSPASAPTPHIAPASAAPAAVPAATAMPASEPVRVRIPSAGVDTSPVLGLGLAADGTVEVPSVADADRIGWYTKGVTPGQTGPAVLIGHFDTARGPAVLKDVSRVRTGEEITISRADGTTAVFRVRELEQVDKKHFPTAKVYGDTARPELRVITCGGEITNGHRPDNIILYADLVG